A window of the Streptomyces sp. NBC_00454 genome harbors these coding sequences:
- a CDS encoding DUF5993 family protein, with amino-acid sequence MDTLIFGGLLATLIAMYRDTSRMVVLGAWWLMLLAVILLMAHHITSGLALTLSY; translated from the coding sequence ATGGACACCCTCATCTTCGGCGGCCTCCTCGCCACGCTCATCGCGATGTACCGGGACACGTCGCGGATGGTCGTGCTCGGCGCCTGGTGGCTCATGCTCCTCGCCGTGATCCTGCTGATGGCGCACCACATCACCAGCGGTCTCGCCCTCACCTTGAGCTACTGA